A region from the Solibacillus sp. FSL H8-0523 genome encodes:
- the secDF gene encoding protein translocase subunit SecDF, with protein sequence MKLVNRIITFVLVVALLFTGMGTTVEKVLNDVKLGLDLQGGFEVLYEVESLVDGQKITPQVLTDTTTALNGRINEFGVSEPSIQVEGEDRIRVQLAGLDDQSSARELLSSTANLTFRDVNDNILLDGTDLKEGGANASFDQQNLPIVTLTLKDAAKFAEVTQKVMSMGAPNNLLVVWLDFEEGVDSYAAESQKPPADQKFQSAASVTQVLNTTDVMISGNFTVDETKQFASVLNAGSLPVKLTEIFSTSVGAQFGADALKDTVFAGIVGVLLIFIFMLLYYRLPGFISIITLSVFTYLVLIVFNGINAVLTLPGIAAIVLGIGMAVDANILTAERIREELRVGHTVKDAFKLGSKSSLTAIIDAQLTTLLAAVVLFYFGTSSVKGFATTLIISILLSFVTAVWGSRMLQGLLVNSGYFNNPAWFGISKSKQHNLEEGITSLDLTTKFDKMNFVENRKKFYALSTIILVAGIIVLGVFKLNLGIDFSQGTRVEIGAEQALTKQEVVDYLDEIGFANEDVVISGDDQKTAVTRYKDDFSQQEVLDFKAAISEKYGQEPSLSTVSATVGKELAANAIKALAFAALGIIIYVAIRFEWRMGLGAIISLLHDVFFIVVIFSMLRLEVDITFIAAVLTIVGYSINDTIVTFDRIRENIDRAGVITSKQDLALIVNKSLRQTMGRSVNTVLTVIVVVVALIFLGAPSIQNFSIALLIGLVTGMYSSICIAAQVWYSLKVREMNKKGTTVVKKEKKQWGSDEPQV encoded by the coding sequence ATGAAATTAGTCAACCGTATAATTACGTTTGTTCTTGTCGTAGCGCTGCTATTTACAGGGATGGGCACAACGGTAGAGAAGGTTTTAAACGATGTGAAGCTCGGCTTAGACCTTCAAGGTGGATTCGAAGTTCTTTATGAAGTTGAATCATTAGTTGATGGACAGAAAATAACACCACAAGTGCTTACAGATACAACCACAGCACTGAATGGCCGTATTAATGAGTTTGGTGTTAGTGAGCCAAGCATTCAAGTTGAAGGGGAAGACCGTATTCGTGTCCAGTTAGCTGGTTTAGATGATCAGTCATCAGCACGTGAATTATTATCAAGTACGGCCAATCTTACGTTCCGCGACGTGAACGATAACATTTTACTTGATGGTACGGATTTAAAAGAAGGTGGTGCGAATGCATCATTTGACCAACAAAACCTTCCAATCGTTACGTTAACATTAAAAGATGCAGCGAAATTTGCTGAGGTTACACAAAAAGTTATGAGCATGGGTGCGCCAAATAACTTATTAGTCGTTTGGTTAGACTTTGAAGAAGGCGTCGATTCATACGCTGCAGAAAGTCAAAAGCCACCAGCAGATCAGAAATTCCAATCGGCAGCTTCTGTAACACAAGTGTTAAATACTACAGATGTTATGATTTCTGGTAACTTCACAGTTGATGAAACAAAGCAGTTTGCTTCTGTGTTAAACGCAGGTTCATTACCAGTTAAATTAACAGAAATTTTCTCGACATCAGTAGGAGCACAGTTTGGTGCAGATGCATTGAAAGATACAGTATTTGCTGGCATTGTCGGCGTACTATTAATCTTCATATTCATGTTACTGTACTACCGCTTACCAGGTTTTATTTCGATTATTACATTAAGCGTCTTCACGTACTTAGTGTTAATCGTGTTTAACGGGATTAATGCGGTATTAACATTACCAGGTATTGCGGCGATCGTATTAGGTATCGGGATGGCAGTAGACGCCAACATCTTAACGGCAGAGCGTATTCGTGAGGAATTACGTGTCGGCCATACAGTAAAAGATGCCTTTAAATTAGGTTCAAAATCATCGTTAACAGCGATTATCGATGCGCAGTTAACAACGTTACTTGCAGCGGTAGTATTATTCTACTTTGGGACAAGTTCGGTTAAAGGTTTCGCAACGACATTAATCATTTCGATTCTATTATCATTCGTAACAGCGGTTTGGGGTTCACGTATGCTACAAGGTTTACTTGTAAATAGTGGTTACTTCAACAACCCAGCGTGGTTTGGTATTAGTAAATCGAAACAACATAATCTTGAAGAGGGTATTACTTCATTAGATTTAACAACAAAATTTGATAAAATGAACTTTGTTGAAAACCGCAAAAAGTTCTATGCACTATCAACAATTATCCTTGTTGCAGGGATCATTGTACTTGGCGTGTTTAAGCTAAATCTTGGAATCGATTTTTCACAAGGTACACGTGTAGAAATCGGGGCAGAACAAGCGTTAACGAAGCAAGAAGTAGTGGATTATTTAGATGAAATCGGCTTTGCAAATGAAGATGTTGTCATTTCAGGCGATGACCAAAAAACAGCCGTAACACGCTACAAAGATGACTTCTCTCAACAAGAAGTATTAGACTTTAAAGCTGCTATTTCTGAAAAGTATGGTCAGGAACCAAGCTTAAGTACGGTATCAGCGACAGTTGGTAAAGAGCTAGCTGCCAATGCGATTAAAGCGTTAGCGTTTGCGGCACTTGGTATTATTATTTATGTAGCTATTCGCTTCGAATGGCGAATGGGTTTAGGTGCGATTATTTCGTTACTTCATGACGTATTCTTCATTGTTGTTATTTTCAGTATGTTACGTTTAGAAGTCGATATTACTTTCATCGCAGCGGTGTTAACAATCGTTGGTTACTCAATTAACGATACGATTGTAACGTTTGACCGTATCCGTGAAAATATTGACCGCGCAGGTGTCATTACGTCAAAACAAGACCTTGCCTTAATCGTCAATAAGTCGCTTCGTCAAACGATGGGACGCTCAGTAAACACTGTATTAACAGTAATCGTTGTTGTAGTTGCTTTAATTTTCTTAGGCGCTCCTTCGATTCAAAACTTCTCAATTGCCTTATTAATTGGTTTAGTAACAGGTATGTATTCATCAATTTGTATCGCAGCACAAGTTTGGTACTCATTAAAGGTTCGTGAAATGAACAAAAAAGGTACTACAGTTGTGAAAAAAGAGAAAAAACAATGGGGTTCAGACGAGCCACAAGTATAA
- a CDS encoding post-transcriptional regulator, with translation MQIPYSALYEKVQEILKNKVEEFHYYGYHSITTQDLWRYCIDKLWRKQDVQNLRLHELTSGIFRVSASQVLNYLQISDLKKPGVQVMLSKEEINELFQRK, from the coding sequence GTGCAAATTCCATATTCAGCACTATATGAGAAAGTACAAGAGATTTTGAAGAACAAAGTCGAAGAATTTCATTATTACGGGTATCATTCGATTACCACACAAGATTTGTGGCGTTACTGCATTGATAAATTATGGCGCAAACAAGATGTTCAAAATTTAAGGTTGCACGAGCTTACTTCAGGGATCTTCCGAGTGAGTGCCTCTCAGGTGCTCAATTATTTGCAGATAAGTGATTTGAAGAAACCAGGCGTTCAAGTGATGTTATCTAAGGAAGAAATTAACGAATTATTTCAACGGAAATAA
- a CDS encoding oligosaccharide flippase family protein: MGSFLKGTLFLMLVIFISKCFGFVYRMQFMRIAGEEVVGLYMTAYPTFIFFISLIQLGIPIAVSKLIAQYDATRKNEQIAAVMKSASKLSLISIIIFTPLVLLSTPLIAKTLLHNENLIYTLYISVFTIPVVVFASLFKAYLQGLTKIAPTAWAQLLEQVVRMGLIIVALPFFISDSPAKTAAAAMGITAIGEIFSLVFLSYFYIRSKRKAITTSKTTSHVKPIMQIALPSAGSKLFGTFTWFLEPIVFLKALTVAGLTAGAATTMYGVISGVHIPLLLFPAFIPSALSIILVPAVSNAIARNDLPLLNKRITHSLRLSSLVGCIAATVFFIHGDELVMILFHLEENRGYMKILAPIFYFYYIQSPLHAILQAMDEAQAAMMNSIYGGVGKLFLLFFLASQPAIQEYGAILAIGFGVLITSFLHIASIKQQRNVRVGFRFFVMPYSIFVATVAILPIYTAQFPIALQLAITLIVTVALLILTKQIRLQDFIYLRSIFTRS, translated from the coding sequence TTGGGCTCATTTTTAAAGGGAACGTTATTTTTAATGCTGGTAATTTTCATTTCAAAATGCTTTGGCTTTGTTTACCGCATGCAATTTATGCGTATTGCAGGTGAAGAAGTTGTCGGGCTCTATATGACGGCCTACCCAACATTCATCTTTTTTATCTCGCTCATTCAGCTCGGCATCCCAATCGCTGTATCTAAGCTCATTGCACAATATGATGCCACGCGAAAAAACGAACAAATCGCTGCTGTTATGAAAAGCGCTTCTAAACTTTCTCTCATTTCAATTATTATATTTACTCCATTAGTATTGTTAAGTACCCCATTGATTGCAAAAACACTATTACATAATGAAAATTTAATTTATACGCTTTATATTAGTGTCTTTACTATTCCGGTTGTTGTGTTCGCGAGCCTATTCAAAGCCTACTTACAAGGATTAACAAAAATAGCGCCTACTGCTTGGGCACAACTTCTTGAACAAGTTGTCCGCATGGGACTCATTATTGTTGCATTGCCATTCTTTATTTCTGATTCTCCTGCTAAGACCGCCGCTGCAGCGATGGGTATTACAGCCATTGGAGAAATATTTTCACTTGTCTTTTTAAGTTATTTTTACATCCGCTCGAAACGTAAGGCTATTACAACGAGTAAAACAACCTCTCATGTAAAGCCAATCATGCAAATTGCGCTACCTTCTGCAGGAAGTAAGCTCTTTGGTACATTTACATGGTTTTTGGAGCCCATCGTTTTTTTAAAGGCGTTAACAGTGGCTGGATTGACGGCCGGGGCCGCAACCACTATGTACGGCGTCATTTCTGGCGTACATATTCCACTATTATTATTTCCAGCATTTATTCCAAGTGCACTCTCAATTATTCTCGTGCCTGCTGTTAGTAATGCGATTGCGCGCAACGATTTGCCTTTATTAAATAAACGTATAACGCATTCGTTACGGCTTAGTTCATTAGTTGGTTGTATTGCAGCGACCGTATTCTTCATACATGGAGACGAACTTGTGATGATTTTGTTTCACTTAGAAGAAAATCGAGGCTATATGAAAATTTTAGCACCAATCTTTTATTTTTATTATATTCAAAGTCCACTTCATGCGATTTTGCAGGCGATGGACGAGGCACAAGCAGCCATGATGAACTCCATTTATGGTGGTGTTGGAAAGCTGTTTTTATTATTTTTCCTAGCATCTCAACCTGCCATTCAAGAATACGGGGCAATCTTAGCGATTGGTTTTGGCGTACTCATTACGTCCTTTTTACACATCGCATCGATTAAGCAACAGCGGAATGTTCGTGTTGGCTTTCGATTTTTTGTCATGCCTTATAGTATATTTGTTGCGACAGTTGCGATTTTGCCTATCTATACAGCACAGTTTCCAATTGCGCTTCAATTAGCCATCACACTCATTGTCACAGTCGCTTTACTCATTCTCACTAAACAGATTCGCCTACAAGACTTCATCTATCTACGTTCGATTTTTACGCGCTCGTAG
- a CDS encoding DUF421 domain-containing protein — MNDYLLILMRTILLYIILLVVFRLMGKREVGELSIVDLAIFVLMAEVAALALDDVHNDLGKAILPIGILFFIQYVNSWFILKNKRLRDFIEGDPSLIIRDGWLCEKEMNKQRYNLDDLLQQLREQGVGSVQDVAYAFLEQSGKLSIYLKEQEGAPALILPLVLDGYVDKRHLKIIDKDRAWLEHELMLQGYTNLRDIFYCSYENGKWFVQLRARKNRT; from the coding sequence ATGAATGATTACTTACTCATTCTTATGCGTACTATCCTTTTATATATTATTTTACTTGTTGTATTTCGTCTAATGGGCAAGCGTGAAGTCGGTGAGCTGAGCATTGTGGATTTAGCGATTTTTGTGTTAATGGCAGAAGTGGCTGCACTTGCGCTAGACGATGTACATAATGATTTAGGAAAGGCAATTTTACCAATTGGCATTTTGTTTTTTATTCAATATGTGAATTCATGGTTTATCCTAAAAAATAAGCGCTTACGTGACTTTATCGAAGGAGACCCGTCGCTGATTATACGGGACGGTTGGCTTTGTGAAAAGGAAATGAATAAGCAACGCTATAACTTAGATGATTTACTCCAGCAACTCCGTGAGCAAGGAGTAGGTTCCGTACAAGACGTTGCCTACGCATTTTTAGAGCAATCGGGGAAGCTATCGATTTATTTAAAGGAGCAGGAAGGTGCTCCGGCACTCATTTTGCCACTTGTTCTAGATGGCTATGTGGATAAGCGCCATTTGAAAATTATTGATAAAGATCGTGCTTGGCTTGAACACGAACTCATGTTGCAGGGCTATACGAATCTACGAGATATTTTTTATTGTAGCTATGAAAATGGGAAATGGTTTGTTCAACTACGAGCGCGTAAAAATCGAACGTAG
- the yajC gene encoding preprotein translocase subunit YajC has protein sequence MDSLYQFLPIIVMFVAMWFILIRPAQKRQKATSQMQNDLKRGDKVVTVGGLHGEVDAIEDATVYLLVDGNTRLKFERQAIGRVESV, from the coding sequence ATGGATTCTTTATATCAATTTTTACCGATTATCGTAATGTTTGTTGCGATGTGGTTCATTTTAATTCGTCCAGCACAAAAACGTCAAAAGGCGACATCACAAATGCAAAATGACTTAAAACGCGGCGATAAGGTCGTTACTGTTGGTGGATTACATGGTGAAGTCGACGCAATTGAAGATGCAACTGTATACTTACTAGTTGACGGCAACACACGTTTAAAATTCGAACGCCAAGCAATTGGACGCGTAGAATCAGTGTAA
- the tgt gene encoding tRNA guanosine(34) transglycosylase Tgt has translation MSEKQLPIRYELIKTCAQTGARLGIVHTPHGSFETPTFMPVGTQATVKAMSPEELKEMNAGIILSNTYHLWLRPGNDIVKEAGGLHKFMNWDRPILTDSGGFQVFSLSKFRKIEEEGVHFRNHLNGDKLFLSPEKAMEIQNDLGSDIMMAFDECPPFPATYEYMEASVDRTTRWAKRCKDAHQRPDEQGLFGIIQGGEYEELRRKSAEALVALDFPGYAIGGLSVGEPKDIMNKVLDFTAPMMPADKPRYLMGVGSPDSLIDGAIRGIDMFDCVLPTRIARNGTLMTSEGRMVIKNAKYAKDFTPIDATCDCYTCKNYTRAYVRHLMRTEETFGLRLTSYHNLRFLIKTMEQVREAIREDRLGDFKEEFFEKYGYNKPNAKNF, from the coding sequence ATGTCAGAAAAACAATTACCAATTCGTTATGAATTAATTAAAACATGTGCGCAAACAGGAGCGCGTTTAGGGATTGTGCATACGCCGCACGGTTCTTTTGAAACACCAACGTTTATGCCAGTAGGGACACAGGCAACTGTAAAAGCAATGAGCCCGGAAGAATTAAAAGAAATGAATGCTGGAATCATCCTATCAAACACATATCATTTATGGTTACGTCCAGGGAATGACATCGTGAAAGAAGCAGGCGGATTACACAAATTCATGAACTGGGATCGTCCGATTTTAACCGATTCAGGCGGCTTCCAAGTGTTCTCTTTATCAAAATTCCGTAAAATCGAAGAAGAGGGCGTTCATTTCCGTAACCACTTAAACGGCGATAAATTATTCTTATCTCCAGAAAAAGCAATGGAAATCCAAAATGATTTAGGCTCAGATATTATGATGGCTTTCGATGAGTGTCCACCATTCCCAGCAACATACGAATACATGGAAGCATCAGTAGACCGTACAACACGTTGGGCAAAACGCTGTAAAGATGCACATCAGCGTCCAGACGAGCAAGGGCTATTCGGGATTATTCAAGGTGGGGAATACGAGGAATTACGTCGTAAATCAGCAGAAGCACTAGTTGCATTAGATTTCCCAGGTTATGCAATCGGTGGGTTATCAGTTGGTGAACCAAAAGATATTATGAACAAAGTATTAGATTTCACCGCACCGATGATGCCAGCAGACAAGCCTCGTTACTTAATGGGTGTTGGTTCTCCTGACTCACTTATTGACGGAGCTATCCGAGGAATCGATATGTTCGACTGTGTATTACCAACACGTATTGCACGTAACGGTACATTAATGACAAGCGAAGGTCGTATGGTCATTAAAAATGCAAAATACGCAAAAGATTTCACACCAATCGATGCAACATGTGATTGCTACACTTGTAAAAACTACACACGTGCTTATGTACGTCACTTAATGCGTACAGAAGAAACATTTGGTTTACGTTTAACGTCTTATCACAACTTACGCTTTTTAATTAAAACAATGGAGCAAGTGCGTGAAGCAATTCGCGAGGATCGCTTAGGTGATTTCAAAGAGGAATTCTTTGAAAAGTATGGTTATAATAAGCCAAATGCAAAAAACTTCTAA
- a CDS encoding Ltp family lipoprotein translates to MSTLFALLFAFTFFALFVLIPIAIINKKKNPEKSKKFFKYTKISALTAVASFFLFAIVDDTEPTNEPEKAVATETKEVEAEKEETPEEKAAREQKEAEEKVKAEQKAIAAAEAKAKEEAEAKAAAEKKAKEESIPREYKSALRKAESYAETMNMSKAAIYDQLTSEYGESFPVEAAKYAIDNIKFDWKENALKKAQSYADTMDMSDSAIYDQLISEYGEQFTKEEAQYAVDNL, encoded by the coding sequence ATGTCTACACTATTCGCACTATTATTTGCATTTACTTTTTTCGCTTTATTCGTATTGATCCCCATTGCTATTATTAACAAAAAGAAGAATCCTGAAAAAAGTAAAAAGTTTTTCAAATACACTAAGATTTCAGCTCTAACTGCAGTTGCATCATTCTTTTTGTTTGCTATTGTTGATGACACAGAACCTACTAATGAGCCAGAAAAGGCCGTAGCAACAGAAACCAAAGAAGTTGAAGCCGAAAAAGAAGAAACACCAGAAGAAAAAGCGGCACGTGAACAAAAAGAAGCGGAGGAAAAAGTTAAAGCTGAACAAAAAGCTATTGCAGCAGCCGAGGCTAAGGCTAAAGAGGAAGCGGAAGCGAAGGCGGCAGCTGAAAAGAAAGCTAAAGAAGAAAGTATTCCGAGAGAATATAAGTCTGCATTAAGAAAAGCAGAATCATATGCAGAAACTATGAATATGTCAAAAGCAGCTATCTACGATCAATTAACTTCGGAGTATGGAGAAAGTTTCCCGGTGGAAGCAGCAAAATATGCCATCGATAATATTAAGTTTGATTGGAAAGAAAATGCTTTAAAGAAAGCTCAATCATATGCTGATACGATGGATATGTCAGACTCAGCTATTTATGACCAATTGATTTCGGAATACGGTGAACAATTCACTAAAGAAGAAGCTCAATACGCTGTCGATAATTTATAA
- a CDS encoding N-acetylmuramoyl-L-alanine amidase → MTYAVAELKTGDKIGKATVVIDIIKKGNPEIRPCTSMKPQYVTIHNTGNRGKGANAKAHNHLIHNLAGKPIRETSHVSWHVAIDEDYIYIHIPFNETAWHCGDGAKGNGNSKSIGLEICMHSDQKSYDQAEENAIALTVHLMRYYNLSAKDVRPHQDWSGKYCPELILRRDGTFAKYRARVDAAHQIAVSANKNTGKKGDANIMQFTSSTTKSAVRDELVQFVGKGLIDKSWLDKFDKGDMTNGDYDGLKVIVNQRLATTK, encoded by the coding sequence ATGACCTATGCAGTAGCTGAACTAAAAACAGGTGATAAAATCGGGAAAGCAACAGTTGTTATCGACATCATCAAGAAAGGCAATCCAGAAATTCGACCATGCACATCCATGAAACCGCAGTATGTGACGATTCACAACACGGGCAACCGTGGTAAAGGCGCTAATGCAAAAGCTCACAACCATTTAATACACAACTTAGCCGGTAAGCCTATACGCGAGACCTCACACGTTTCTTGGCATGTTGCGATTGATGAAGATTATATTTACATTCACATTCCGTTTAACGAAACGGCTTGGCATTGTGGTGACGGGGCGAAAGGAAACGGCAACAGCAAATCGATCGGCCTTGAAATTTGTATGCACAGTGACCAGAAAAGTTATGATCAAGCGGAAGAAAACGCAATCGCTCTTACGGTCCATTTGATGCGCTATTACAATTTGTCAGCTAAAGACGTACGACCGCACCAAGATTGGAGCGGTAAGTATTGTCCAGAGCTGATTTTGCGCCGAGATGGTACATTTGCAAAGTATCGCGCTCGAGTAGATGCAGCCCATCAAATCGCAGTCTCAGCCAATAAAAATACTGGGAAAAAAGGAGATGCAAACATTATGCAATTTACTTCATCAACAACTAAGTCAGCAGTTCGCGACGAGCTGGTACAATTCGTAGGTAAAGGTCTTATTGATAAATCATGGTTAGATAAATTCGATAAGGGTGATATGACAAACGGTGATTACGATGGCCTTAAAGTGATTGTTAATCAGCGTTTAGCTACTACAAAATAA
- a CDS encoding holin has translation MDLTGLILVALTLVAIVTAVVEVVKKTFTIKAQFLPITSIVVGIFIALIVWPLSEYELYYMLIVGLIAGLAASGTFDALKAVGKKEGESK, from the coding sequence ATGGATTTAACAGGATTAATTTTAGTAGCGTTAACTTTAGTAGCAATTGTTACGGCAGTAGTTGAGGTAGTCAAAAAAACATTTACAATTAAAGCGCAATTCTTACCGATTACATCGATTGTAGTCGGTATTTTTATTGCTTTAATTGTCTGGCCGTTAAGTGAGTATGAGCTTTATTACATGCTTATCGTTGGCTTAATTGCTGGACTTGCAGCTAGCGGCACATTTGATGCACTTAAAGCTGTCGGGAAAAAGGAAGGTGAGTCAAAATGA
- a CDS encoding BhlA/UviB family holin-like peptide yields MDVVAIVSAASQIANSQVVWSILCIGLAVYVLKHSSKREERLLNNLDKLTAAQTEQAKTMEKISESLETVEGRMDRMEKHIYKESA; encoded by the coding sequence ATGGATGTAGTAGCAATCGTTTCAGCAGCAAGTCAAATCGCAAACTCACAAGTTGTGTGGTCAATTTTGTGTATCGGTCTTGCGGTGTACGTGTTGAAGCATTCTAGTAAGCGCGAGGAGCGCCTGCTTAATAACTTAGATAAATTAACAGCAGCTCAAACAGAGCAAGCCAAAACTATGGAAAAAATCAGCGAGAGTTTAGAAACAGTTGAAGGTCGTATGGATCGCATGGAAAAACACATTTATAAGGAGAGTGCATAA
- a CDS encoding baseplate J/gp47 family protein, translating to MLDKNGFKRKTYDELVNEMSAKAKEHFGSDANVSSRAALGIFIRVMAWFLSLLWQDLEDVYYSAYRKSAEGVQLDKLLPYAGITRNLAEYAYGQVTLNGTAGHTVESGFLVGTATDINFETLYDVTLDANGTAVSEIVCTTIGSTGNVNANTITIIVNPDANVTSVNNTEPTTGGREKESDAEARARSEVTVDGLGSATGNAIRAHLLSISDVRAARVIDNDTDTVDEFGTPSRALQTFVLGGDDEDIAYSIFNKKSGGIRAYGTTVVDVIDDSSRVHQVGFTRATEVSVHVNVQVRTNTLFKEQDIAQIKDLLVKYVGGVDTTGIIHAGLNMGDSVVVSRMVSRLFIDSVEDVTVTVSTDGVTYDDLNIDVAVNEVAQLNASNIEVVEVV from the coding sequence ATGCTTGATAAAAACGGTTTTAAACGCAAGACATACGACGAACTTGTAAACGAAATGTCAGCGAAAGCAAAAGAACATTTCGGCTCGGATGCCAATGTAAGTAGCCGAGCTGCACTAGGTATTTTTATTCGCGTTATGGCTTGGTTTTTATCGCTGTTATGGCAAGACTTAGAAGATGTGTATTACAGTGCTTATCGTAAATCCGCTGAAGGTGTGCAGCTTGATAAGTTACTACCGTACGCTGGAATTACACGAAACTTAGCTGAATATGCATATGGTCAAGTCACTTTAAACGGTACAGCAGGACATACCGTAGAGAGTGGCTTTTTAGTTGGTACAGCAACGGATATTAACTTTGAAACGTTGTACGATGTAACACTTGATGCAAACGGTACAGCAGTATCGGAGATTGTTTGTACAACAATCGGATCAACAGGAAACGTTAATGCTAATACGATTACCATTATTGTCAATCCAGATGCAAATGTAACAAGTGTAAATAATACCGAACCAACAACGGGTGGCCGTGAAAAAGAGAGCGATGCAGAAGCTAGAGCTCGTTCAGAAGTTACAGTTGATGGATTGGGAAGTGCAACAGGTAACGCAATTCGTGCCCATTTATTAAGCATTTCCGACGTTCGCGCTGCACGTGTAATAGATAACGATACAGATACAGTAGATGAGTTCGGCACGCCGTCAAGGGCATTACAAACGTTTGTATTAGGCGGTGATGACGAGGATATCGCTTACTCTATTTTTAATAAAAAATCAGGTGGTATTCGCGCATATGGAACAACAGTAGTCGACGTAATCGATGATAGTTCACGTGTGCATCAAGTTGGCTTTACACGAGCTACCGAGGTGTCAGTGCACGTTAACGTACAAGTACGCACCAACACACTATTTAAAGAGCAAGACATAGCACAAATTAAAGACTTGCTTGTTAAATATGTTGGTGGTGTTGATACAACCGGCATAATTCATGCCGGTTTAAACATGGGAGACAGCGTTGTAGTTTCTCGCATGGTGTCACGCCTTTTTATTGATAGCGTTGAAGATGTAACCGTCACTGTATCTACGGACGGTGTAACTTATGATGATTTAAACATTGACGTGGCCGTTAACGAAGTGGCTCAATTAAATGCTTCAAACATCGAGGTGGTAGAGGTTGTATAG
- a CDS encoding DUF2634 domain-containing protein, with the protein MKTIDLINGDLHFENGDFVLIDGPEEVAQCVEISIGTNLGGWFLDESAGTEHMLLLEKTTDDEARSEVLRVLAQEERIDMIESVTVISDKKARKRTINYVVTLASGVVLERDVILNA; encoded by the coding sequence ATGAAAACAATAGATTTAATCAACGGTGATTTGCATTTTGAAAATGGCGATTTTGTGTTAATTGATGGACCAGAAGAAGTTGCACAATGCGTTGAAATATCAATCGGCACTAATCTTGGTGGATGGTTTTTAGATGAATCAGCAGGTACAGAACACATGCTGTTGTTAGAAAAAACTACGGATGACGAAGCTCGTTCTGAAGTTTTGCGTGTTTTAGCACAAGAGGAACGTATCGATATGATTGAAAGTGTGACGGTTATCAGTGATAAAAAAGCGCGAAAACGCACAATAAACTATGTAGTTACTTTGGCTAGCGGTGTCGTCTTGGAAAGAGATGTGATTTTAAATGCTTGA
- a CDS encoding Gp138 family membrane-puncturing spike protein, translated as MSNTSAFFEGYRSEILTSINTAMPCKVLSFDEATCTAKIQPLFKTKEFNKEPLALAPIEDVPVLYQRFKMHNTSEIIEFYPHLQAGDVVQVVFNQRAIDDAQNGSIVYPGARMFSVHDAVIVGVFMQ; from the coding sequence TTGAGTAATACATCAGCTTTTTTTGAAGGGTATCGAAGTGAAATATTAACAAGCATTAATACAGCGATGCCATGTAAGGTTTTATCATTTGATGAAGCTACATGTACCGCTAAAATTCAGCCGCTTTTTAAAACGAAAGAGTTCAATAAAGAACCTTTAGCGCTTGCCCCAATCGAAGATGTGCCAGTATTGTATCAACGTTTTAAAATGCATAATACGAGCGAAATCATTGAGTTTTATCCGCACTTACAAGCAGGGGACGTTGTACAAGTGGTATTTAACCAACGCGCTATTGATGATGCTCAAAATGGTTCGATTGTTTACCCTGGCGCACGAATGTTTAGCGTACATGACGCTGTTATCGTGGGGGTGTTTATGCAATGA